Proteins found in one Amphiprion ocellaris isolate individual 3 ecotype Okinawa chromosome 22, ASM2253959v1, whole genome shotgun sequence genomic segment:
- the si:ch73-173p19.1 gene encoding uncharacterized protein si:ch73-173p19.1 isoform X2: MSSPAPPTIGELFLVLSEMGFTEEQIQAAVQAGHFSVAEAAEWLLQGQYPRHKLVKQSSQPAETAFSAFNPPKEAASTPESQASPTNSRACPSLVLRPSQSCDLSSDPPPVESRIKQDKSDFEEKERQRVAQEARAERRQKKQERELVLKRIAEDRRSLQEKKQTSAATETSPPSGEGQKLGGKVQTNLDNNCILMIRLPSGESMRERFSADAPLRSVVEHITGRHPSLPSFSLLQGFPRKRFGEAELACSLRSLGLTPNAALCIQTTPPETPQEPPSPADPPSAGHNEPSPCVVPPQPHVMEQEGAEGQDPVLPPMLPNQLWEEAVNYAGIPGAPPALSGPSHFWGRGQRLVPGNAEDPDLEVDEDQEAEEEPPHMLNGMPRLPFFPENRIRGGFEPRHHWPEQGNRLREAPEEEAPDPEDAGGPVAPVAAGLAAVERLQRAAQLEDHHASQGQPSPPKRPFRTPNVPSLCALATRATVHLMTAPSMQYSSSLAGLTPELAELLLNHMSRERLLRPRTLELFFGCPLQKFVLNCYPYSTNELLRQLRAFIALKHLSLVNSPLITDSGLSMLSSLVKLQYLNLASCSKLTDSCLQHITGLKSLCFLSLDQTKVTDAGMVLYLQSAPSCFSQLSLNQTAVTEATLAVLPTCVPQLRLLSIKQTKVKDVTALAGMSSLQTLNLDGTGVTEASLEHLATHPALTSLSIGGIPVIDGNHALQIISGLKLTHLTLPGRHSVTDSGLSFLSKLCLLSELDLTDYTQVTDQGVKQLSTMTSLKKLSLSNTQVTNAGLPSLQGLQQLQELCLDRTAVTSRGVADLITCLPNLQVLGLASTRVGDTVVRRGLIRCNQLVKLNLSRTRITDHGLKFLKHMHLAQVNLDGTGVSLIGIASLLSSTNISSIRASNTRTIPVDEVSDEEWEAQ; the protein is encoded by the exons ATGAGCTCTCCTGCCCCTCCG ACCATCGGGGAGTTATTCCTCGTCCTCAGTGAGATGGGTTTCACAGAGGAACAGATTCAGGCAGCTGTGCAGGCGGGGCATTTTTCTGTGGCAGAGGCAGCCGAGTG GCTCTTACAGGGTCAGTATCCACGGCACAAGTTGGTCAAGCAGTCGTCACAGCCAGCTGAAACAGCTTTTTCTGCTTTCAACCCTCCCAAAGAGGCAGCGAGCACTCCAGAGTCACAGGCATCTCCCACCAACAGTAGAG CTTGCCCTTCATTGGTGCTGAGGCCATCACAATCGTGTGACCTGTCTTCAGATCCACCTCCAGTCGAGTCGCGGATCAAGCAAGACAAGAGTGACtttgaagagaaagaaagacaacgTGTTGCTCAGGAAgccagagcagagagaagacaaaagaaacag GAGCGTGAGTTGGTGTTGAAGCGGATAGCTGAGGATCGGAGGAGCTTGCAGGAGAAGAAACAGACTAGTGCTGCTACAGAGACGTCTCCTCCCAGCGGTGAAGGTCAGAAGCTTGGAGGGAAGGTTCAGACAAATCTGGACAACAACTGCATCCTCATG ATTCGGCTTCCGTCCGGTGAGTCCATGCGTGAACGCTTCTCAGCCGATGCCCCTCTACGCAGCGTCGTGGAGCACATCACCGGACGTCACCCCTCCCTGCCCTCCTTTTCACTCCTTCAGGGTTTCCCACGGAAGCGCTTCGGGGAGGCAGAGCTGGCTTGTTCTCTGCGCTCTCTCGGCCTCACGCCTAACGCTGCACTGTGCATTCAGACCACTCCTCCAGAGACGCCTCAGGAACCACCAAGTCCTGCAGATCCACCGTCAGCAGGCCACAATGAGCCATCTCCATGTGTTGTGCCTCCTCAGCCGCACGTCATGGAGCAGGAGGGGGCAGAAGGGCAGGACCCTGTTTTGCCTCCAATGCTACCTAACCAGCTGTGGGAGGAGGCAGTGAATTATGCAGGGATACCTGGGGCTCCTCCTGCACTGTCTGGACCTTCTCACTTCTGGG GGCGAGGCCAGAGGTTGGTTCCCGGTAATGCTGAGGATCCTGACCTAGAGGTCGATGAGGATCAAGAAGCGGAGGAAGAACCACCTCACATGCTAAACG GAATGCCCAGGCTGCCTTTCTTTCCGGAGAACAGGATTCGAGGAGGATTTGAGCCCCGGCACCACTGGCCAGAGCAAGGCAATCGACTCAG AGAGGCCCCCGAAGAGGAAGCACCAGACCCTGAGGATGCCGGAGGTCCCGTGGCGCCTGTAGCTGCAGGTCTGGCTGCAGTGGAGCGTCTTCAAAGAGCTGCCCAGCTAGAAGACCACCATGCCTCCCAGGGACAACCTTCACCACCTAAAAGACCCTTCAGGACACCAAACGTGCCGTCCCTATGTGCCTTGGCCACCCGCGCAACCGTCCACCTCATGACTG CTCCCAGCATGCAGTACAGCAGCAGTCTGGCAGGCCTGACCCCGGAGCTAGCAGAGCTTCTGCTCAACCACATGTCCCGCGAGAGGCTGCTGCGTCCACGCACCCTGGAGCTCTTCTTCGGCTGCCCGCTGCAGAAGTTTGTCCTCAATTGCTACCCATATTCCACCAATGAGCTCCTCCGGCAGCTACGCGCTTTCATAGCGTTGAAGCATCTGAGTCTAGTCAACTCACCCCTCATCACAG ACTCTGGCCTGTCGATGCTGTCCAGCCTAGTCAAACTTCAGTACCTCAACCTGGCCTCCTGTAGCAAGCTGACCGACTCTTGTCTGCAGCATATCACAG GTTTGAAGAGCCTTTGTTTCCTGTCCCTGGACCAGACCAAAGTCACAGATGCTGGGATGGTGCTCTACCTCCAGTCAGCTCCATCCTGCTTCTCTCAGCTCAGCCTGAACCAGACGGCAGTGACTGAAGCCACGCTGGCAGTGCTGCCCACCTGTGTGCCGCAGCTGCGACTTCTCAGCATCAAGCAGACGAAG GTTAAGGATGTGACCGCTCTGGCAGGGATGTCCAGTCTGCAAACCCTCAACCTGGACGGGACAGGTGTGACCGAGGCGTCTCTGGAGCACCTCGCTACCCATCCCGCCCTGACGTCGCTCAGCATAGGAGGAATCCCGGTAATAGATGGCAACCACGCCCTTCAGATCATCTCAG GTCTAAAGCTGACTCACCTCACCCTCCCTGGACGCCACTCTGTGACCGACAGTGGACTTTCATTCCTCTCTAAACTGTGTCTGCTGTCAGAGCTGGACCTGACGGACTACACACAGGTCACAGACCAGGGAGTCAAGCAGCTCTCCACCATGACCAG CCTGAAGAAGCTGTCACTTAGCAACACTCAGGTGACAAACGCAGGGCTCCCCTCGCTGCAgggcctgcagcagctgcaggagctgTGTTTGGACCGAACGGCAGTCACCAGCCGCGGAGTGGCCGACCTCATCACCTGTCTGCCGAATCTACAG gTGTTGGGGTTAGCCAGCACCCGGGTGGGAGACACAGTAGTAAGAAGAGGTCTGATCCGCTGCAATCAGCTTGTTAAACTTAATCTCAGCCGGACTCGGATCACAGACCACG GTCTGAAGTTcctgaaacacatgcatctcGCTCAGGTGAACCTGGATGGCACTGGTGTGAGTCTGATTGGAATAGCCAGCCTCCTGTCTTCTaccaacatcagcagcatccGGGCCAGTAACACTCGCACCATTCCTGTCGATGAGGTCTCCGATGAGGAGTGGGAGGCCCAGTGA
- the si:ch73-173p19.1 gene encoding uncharacterized protein si:ch73-173p19.1 isoform X1, with the protein MSSPAPPTIGELFLVLSEMGFTEEQIQAAVQAGHFSVAEAAEWLLQGQYPRHKLVKQSSQPAETAFSAFNPPKEAASTPESQASPTNSRAACPSLVLRPSQSCDLSSDPPPVESRIKQDKSDFEEKERQRVAQEARAERRQKKQERELVLKRIAEDRRSLQEKKQTSAATETSPPSGEGQKLGGKVQTNLDNNCILMIRLPSGESMRERFSADAPLRSVVEHITGRHPSLPSFSLLQGFPRKRFGEAELACSLRSLGLTPNAALCIQTTPPETPQEPPSPADPPSAGHNEPSPCVVPPQPHVMEQEGAEGQDPVLPPMLPNQLWEEAVNYAGIPGAPPALSGPSHFWGRGQRLVPGNAEDPDLEVDEDQEAEEEPPHMLNGMPRLPFFPENRIRGGFEPRHHWPEQGNRLREAPEEEAPDPEDAGGPVAPVAAGLAAVERLQRAAQLEDHHASQGQPSPPKRPFRTPNVPSLCALATRATVHLMTAPSMQYSSSLAGLTPELAELLLNHMSRERLLRPRTLELFFGCPLQKFVLNCYPYSTNELLRQLRAFIALKHLSLVNSPLITDSGLSMLSSLVKLQYLNLASCSKLTDSCLQHITGLKSLCFLSLDQTKVTDAGMVLYLQSAPSCFSQLSLNQTAVTEATLAVLPTCVPQLRLLSIKQTKVKDVTALAGMSSLQTLNLDGTGVTEASLEHLATHPALTSLSIGGIPVIDGNHALQIISGLKLTHLTLPGRHSVTDSGLSFLSKLCLLSELDLTDYTQVTDQGVKQLSTMTSLKKLSLSNTQVTNAGLPSLQGLQQLQELCLDRTAVTSRGVADLITCLPNLQVLGLASTRVGDTVVRRGLIRCNQLVKLNLSRTRITDHGLKFLKHMHLAQVNLDGTGVSLIGIASLLSSTNISSIRASNTRTIPVDEVSDEEWEAQ; encoded by the exons ATGAGCTCTCCTGCCCCTCCG ACCATCGGGGAGTTATTCCTCGTCCTCAGTGAGATGGGTTTCACAGAGGAACAGATTCAGGCAGCTGTGCAGGCGGGGCATTTTTCTGTGGCAGAGGCAGCCGAGTG GCTCTTACAGGGTCAGTATCCACGGCACAAGTTGGTCAAGCAGTCGTCACAGCCAGCTGAAACAGCTTTTTCTGCTTTCAACCCTCCCAAAGAGGCAGCGAGCACTCCAGAGTCACAGGCATCTCCCACCAACAGTAGAG CAGCTTGCCCTTCATTGGTGCTGAGGCCATCACAATCGTGTGACCTGTCTTCAGATCCACCTCCAGTCGAGTCGCGGATCAAGCAAGACAAGAGTGACtttgaagagaaagaaagacaacgTGTTGCTCAGGAAgccagagcagagagaagacaaaagaaacag GAGCGTGAGTTGGTGTTGAAGCGGATAGCTGAGGATCGGAGGAGCTTGCAGGAGAAGAAACAGACTAGTGCTGCTACAGAGACGTCTCCTCCCAGCGGTGAAGGTCAGAAGCTTGGAGGGAAGGTTCAGACAAATCTGGACAACAACTGCATCCTCATG ATTCGGCTTCCGTCCGGTGAGTCCATGCGTGAACGCTTCTCAGCCGATGCCCCTCTACGCAGCGTCGTGGAGCACATCACCGGACGTCACCCCTCCCTGCCCTCCTTTTCACTCCTTCAGGGTTTCCCACGGAAGCGCTTCGGGGAGGCAGAGCTGGCTTGTTCTCTGCGCTCTCTCGGCCTCACGCCTAACGCTGCACTGTGCATTCAGACCACTCCTCCAGAGACGCCTCAGGAACCACCAAGTCCTGCAGATCCACCGTCAGCAGGCCACAATGAGCCATCTCCATGTGTTGTGCCTCCTCAGCCGCACGTCATGGAGCAGGAGGGGGCAGAAGGGCAGGACCCTGTTTTGCCTCCAATGCTACCTAACCAGCTGTGGGAGGAGGCAGTGAATTATGCAGGGATACCTGGGGCTCCTCCTGCACTGTCTGGACCTTCTCACTTCTGGG GGCGAGGCCAGAGGTTGGTTCCCGGTAATGCTGAGGATCCTGACCTAGAGGTCGATGAGGATCAAGAAGCGGAGGAAGAACCACCTCACATGCTAAACG GAATGCCCAGGCTGCCTTTCTTTCCGGAGAACAGGATTCGAGGAGGATTTGAGCCCCGGCACCACTGGCCAGAGCAAGGCAATCGACTCAG AGAGGCCCCCGAAGAGGAAGCACCAGACCCTGAGGATGCCGGAGGTCCCGTGGCGCCTGTAGCTGCAGGTCTGGCTGCAGTGGAGCGTCTTCAAAGAGCTGCCCAGCTAGAAGACCACCATGCCTCCCAGGGACAACCTTCACCACCTAAAAGACCCTTCAGGACACCAAACGTGCCGTCCCTATGTGCCTTGGCCACCCGCGCAACCGTCCACCTCATGACTG CTCCCAGCATGCAGTACAGCAGCAGTCTGGCAGGCCTGACCCCGGAGCTAGCAGAGCTTCTGCTCAACCACATGTCCCGCGAGAGGCTGCTGCGTCCACGCACCCTGGAGCTCTTCTTCGGCTGCCCGCTGCAGAAGTTTGTCCTCAATTGCTACCCATATTCCACCAATGAGCTCCTCCGGCAGCTACGCGCTTTCATAGCGTTGAAGCATCTGAGTCTAGTCAACTCACCCCTCATCACAG ACTCTGGCCTGTCGATGCTGTCCAGCCTAGTCAAACTTCAGTACCTCAACCTGGCCTCCTGTAGCAAGCTGACCGACTCTTGTCTGCAGCATATCACAG GTTTGAAGAGCCTTTGTTTCCTGTCCCTGGACCAGACCAAAGTCACAGATGCTGGGATGGTGCTCTACCTCCAGTCAGCTCCATCCTGCTTCTCTCAGCTCAGCCTGAACCAGACGGCAGTGACTGAAGCCACGCTGGCAGTGCTGCCCACCTGTGTGCCGCAGCTGCGACTTCTCAGCATCAAGCAGACGAAG GTTAAGGATGTGACCGCTCTGGCAGGGATGTCCAGTCTGCAAACCCTCAACCTGGACGGGACAGGTGTGACCGAGGCGTCTCTGGAGCACCTCGCTACCCATCCCGCCCTGACGTCGCTCAGCATAGGAGGAATCCCGGTAATAGATGGCAACCACGCCCTTCAGATCATCTCAG GTCTAAAGCTGACTCACCTCACCCTCCCTGGACGCCACTCTGTGACCGACAGTGGACTTTCATTCCTCTCTAAACTGTGTCTGCTGTCAGAGCTGGACCTGACGGACTACACACAGGTCACAGACCAGGGAGTCAAGCAGCTCTCCACCATGACCAG CCTGAAGAAGCTGTCACTTAGCAACACTCAGGTGACAAACGCAGGGCTCCCCTCGCTGCAgggcctgcagcagctgcaggagctgTGTTTGGACCGAACGGCAGTCACCAGCCGCGGAGTGGCCGACCTCATCACCTGTCTGCCGAATCTACAG gTGTTGGGGTTAGCCAGCACCCGGGTGGGAGACACAGTAGTAAGAAGAGGTCTGATCCGCTGCAATCAGCTTGTTAAACTTAATCTCAGCCGGACTCGGATCACAGACCACG GTCTGAAGTTcctgaaacacatgcatctcGCTCAGGTGAACCTGGATGGCACTGGTGTGAGTCTGATTGGAATAGCCAGCCTCCTGTCTTCTaccaacatcagcagcatccGGGCCAGTAACACTCGCACCATTCCTGTCGATGAGGTCTCCGATGAGGAGTGGGAGGCCCAGTGA